The Methanoregula boonei 6A8 genome has a window encoding:
- a CDS encoding SWIM zinc finger family protein, whose translation MIDPWQRIGEKKCLDEESRAALIEMYGSRGKKALDAVTQGLVKKYRDFFVVTGSSGDHVVSEGVCTCRDFAFRQKPCGHILAVRIAELTGAYETVDAWYQESWKK comes from the coding sequence ATGATCGATCCCTGGCAGAGGATCGGTGAGAAAAAGTGCCTTGACGAGGAGAGCCGGGCAGCGCTTATCGAAATGTACGGATCACGGGGAAAGAAAGCGCTGGATGCCGTTACGCAGGGCCTGGTGAAAAAATATCGCGATTTTTTTGTAGTCACCGGGTCTTCCGGCGATCATGTGGTAAGCGAGGGCGTCTGCACGTGCCGGGATTTTGCATTCCGGCAGAAGCCCTGCGGGCACATCCTTGCGGTCAGGATTGCGGAGCTGACCGGGGCATACGAGACCGTTGACGCATGGTACCAGGAGTCCTGGAAAAAGTAA
- a CDS encoding Nif3-like dinuclear metal center hexameric protein — translation MDLRAFTREMETLAPPSLAEDFDTGRIGLVIEGRPEIQTICCALDATPAVVRQAVAAGAEMLVVHHTPLWTPLTSITGSTAALVREIIRGDLNVYVMHTNFDRAAEGVNDALAGLLGMSECRPLSLGLVGTCTLPLSEMAARLGGNLRVWGTLASHRNLAIVAGSGFDLSLMAEAEAQGAEAFLSAEMKLSVARAAPLPCIESTHYALEAPAMQRLARQKGWQYIDDPPQMSVYP, via the coding sequence ATGGACCTGCGTGCCTTTACCCGGGAGATGGAGACGCTTGCCCCTCCGTCACTTGCCGAGGACTTTGATACCGGCCGGATTGGCCTTGTGATCGAAGGCCGGCCGGAGATACAGACGATCTGCTGTGCCCTTGATGCAACGCCCGCGGTGGTCCGGCAGGCAGTTGCAGCCGGTGCGGAAATGCTCGTGGTCCACCATACCCCTCTCTGGACCCCGCTGACCAGCATTACAGGAAGCACGGCCGCATTGGTGCGCGAGATTATCCGGGGGGACCTTAACGTGTACGTGATGCACACAAACTTCGACCGCGCGGCTGAAGGGGTGAACGATGCGCTTGCCGGGCTCCTTGGCATGAGCGAATGCCGCCCGCTTTCCCTTGGTCTTGTCGGCACCTGTACCCTGCCGCTTTCTGAAATGGCAGCCCGGCTGGGTGGCAACCTCCGCGTCTGGGGAACGCTTGCCTCCCACCGGAACCTTGCAATTGTGGCCGGCAGCGGGTTTGATCTCTCCCTTATGGCCGAGGCTGAGGCACAGGGCGCAGAGGCATTTCTTTCCGCGGAAATGAAACTCTCCGTTGCCCGGGCAGCTCCCCTTCCCTGCATAGAATCGACCCACTACGCGCTCGAAGCCCCCGCCATGCAGCGCCTTGCCCGGCAGAAAGGCTGGCAGTATATTGACGATCCGCCGCAGATGTCCGTTTATCCATGA
- a CDS encoding homocysteine biosynthesis protein: protein MHKSIGQINERIRDGSAHVVTAEEMPRIVDELGEEGALREVDVVTTGTFGAMCSSGAFLNFGHSEPPIRMERIWLNDVEAYGGLAAVDTYIGATQQSETLDERYGGAHVIEDLVSGKSVELRASSRGTDCYPRRTITTELLLENLNQAIMCNPRNAYQRYNAATNTTDRLLHTYMGTLLPNTGNITYSGAGLLNPLTNDPHLRLIGSGVPIFLCGAKGMVVGEGTQHSPGGGFGTLMVTGNLKEMSPEYLRAATMTGYGVTLYVGIGVPLPVLDLDVVRATAVRDEDIPVDLLDYGVPSRARPKVRSVTYAELRSGSVEINGEQVRTSSLSSFRRARQVAAELKNWIGKGKMELALPTRPIDATKKVHPMHETTSGPRVLDIMDRQVVSVSEGEEIQTAAQKLLKGETNHLPVIGRDGRLAGIITTFDISKAVANPGKASTVGDIMKKKVVTTTTDEAVDVAVRKLEQNNISALPVLDADRHVIGMLTAINLGKLFGGRWLK, encoded by the coding sequence ATGCACAAATCCATCGGGCAGATCAACGAGCGGATCCGCGACGGCAGTGCCCATGTTGTCACCGCGGAGGAGATGCCCCGCATCGTTGACGAGCTGGGCGAGGAAGGGGCGCTCAGGGAAGTTGACGTTGTCACCACCGGAACGTTTGGCGCGATGTGTTCGTCCGGCGCTTTTTTGAACTTCGGGCACTCGGAGCCACCGATCCGTATGGAGCGGATCTGGCTCAATGATGTAGAAGCATACGGGGGCCTTGCCGCGGTGGACACCTACATTGGGGCAACCCAGCAGTCAGAGACACTTGACGAGCGGTACGGCGGAGCGCACGTCATCGAAGACCTGGTATCGGGAAAATCAGTTGAACTGCGGGCAAGCTCCCGGGGTACCGACTGCTACCCGCGCAGGACGATTACCACCGAGCTCCTGCTGGAAAACCTCAACCAGGCGATCATGTGCAACCCGCGCAATGCCTACCAGCGGTACAATGCGGCAACCAATACCACCGACAGGCTCCTGCATACCTACATGGGAACGCTCCTTCCCAATACCGGCAATATCACGTACTCGGGCGCCGGGCTGCTCAACCCGCTCACCAACGATCCCCACCTGCGGTTGATTGGAAGCGGTGTCCCAATCTTCCTGTGTGGTGCGAAGGGTATGGTTGTTGGGGAGGGGACCCAGCATTCACCCGGTGGCGGTTTTGGCACGCTGATGGTGACCGGCAATCTCAAGGAAATGTCTCCCGAGTACCTCCGTGCTGCCACCATGACCGGCTACGGTGTTACGCTCTACGTTGGAATTGGCGTACCGCTACCGGTGCTTGACCTTGACGTGGTCCGGGCAACTGCCGTCCGGGACGAGGACATCCCGGTTGACCTGCTTGACTATGGCGTGCCCAGCCGCGCCCGCCCGAAGGTCAGGAGCGTCACCTATGCCGAGCTCCGGTCCGGTTCCGTGGAGATCAACGGGGAGCAGGTGCGCACCTCGTCCCTGTCGAGTTTCCGCAGGGCGCGGCAGGTAGCAGCAGAGCTCAAAAACTGGATAGGAAAAGGAAAGATGGAGCTTGCGCTTCCCACCCGCCCCATCGATGCCACAAAAAAAGTGCACCCCATGCATGAGACCACGAGCGGCCCGCGTGTGCTCGACATCATGGACCGACAGGTGGTCAGTGTGAGCGAGGGTGAGGAGATCCAGACTGCAGCGCAGAAACTGCTCAAAGGGGAGACTAACCACCTCCCGGTCATCGGCCGTGATGGCAGGCTTGCCGGGATCATAACCACTTTTGATATCTCTAAAGCCGTGGCAAACCCCGGCAAGGCATCGACCGTGGGCGATATTATGAAAAAGAAGGTGGTGACCACGACAACTGATGAGGCGGTGGATGTTGCCGTACGAAAGCTCGAACAGAACAACATCAGTGCGCTGCCCGTCCTTGATGCCGATCGCCATGTGATCGGGATGCTCACGGCAATAAATCTCGGGAAGCTCTTTGGCGGAAGGTGGCTGAAATGA
- a CDS encoding indolepyruvate ferredoxin oxidoreductase subunit alpha has translation MKLLVNFSKGKKNAPIIAQVVKETGVLISVERAVIDSSEGEALIEVPDNQCKLVRSSMTRHGASVRLLEHGINVNTSECVDCGACISICPREVFSFDTDWKLAIAEDRCIVCGKCVPACPHSALTLPL, from the coding sequence ATGAAACTGCTCGTGAACTTCAGTAAAGGCAAAAAGAACGCCCCGATCATCGCACAGGTGGTAAAAGAGACCGGCGTTCTCATCAGTGTTGAACGGGCCGTCATTGACTCATCCGAGGGCGAGGCGCTCATCGAGGTACCGGACAACCAGTGCAAACTGGTCAGGAGCAGCATGACCCGGCATGGCGCCTCGGTCCGGCTGCTTGAACACGGGATCAATGTCAATACCAGCGAGTGTGTGGACTGCGGAGCCTGCATCTCCATCTGTCCCCGCGAGGTCTTCTCCTTTGACACAGACTGGAAACTGGCAATTGCGGAAGACCGGTGCATTGTCTGCGGCAAGTGCGTGCCGGCCTGTCCGCATTCGGCGCTCACACTTCCCCTATGA
- a CDS encoding UPF0280 family protein: MIREPFRYRETFAAILADTPAHADAAKRGMIAARQVLECYIARDPFFASTFFPYEPETDETLICHMANAAAHAGVGPMATVAGAIAAAGINAMMDAGATFGVIDNGGDIALVSDRDVRVGVHAGSAPVSDRIAFIVPPQEQHSYGICTSSATVGPSISFGMADAVTIFARDPLDADAWATAVCNRIRPDDHRVLETIDPSRVDGVYAIMGESVVSWGKVPPVVPARVDEQLIAAGDRL, encoded by the coding sequence ATGATCCGCGAACCGTTCCGGTACCGGGAGACATTTGCCGCGATCCTCGCGGATACCCCGGCACATGCGGATGCGGCAAAGAGAGGAATGATCGCCGCCCGGCAGGTGCTTGAATGCTACATTGCCCGGGATCCTTTTTTTGCAAGCACCTTTTTTCCCTACGAGCCGGAAACCGATGAGACCCTGATCTGCCACATGGCAAATGCTGCGGCACATGCCGGTGTCGGACCCATGGCAACGGTTGCGGGGGCGATTGCCGCGGCCGGCATCAATGCCATGATGGATGCAGGGGCAACTTTTGGCGTGATCGATAATGGCGGCGATATTGCCCTTGTCAGCGACCGGGACGTCCGGGTGGGAGTGCATGCGGGGTCTGCCCCGGTCTCGGACAGGATTGCTTTTATTGTGCCGCCACAGGAGCAGCACTCCTATGGCATCTGCACCTCATCGGCCACGGTCGGCCCGTCCATCTCGTTTGGGATGGCAGACGCAGTCACGATCTTTGCCCGCGATCCTCTCGATGCCGATGCATGGGCCACTGCCGTCTGCAACCGGATCCGGCCGGATGACCATCGTGTGCTTGAAACGATCGATCCTTCCCGGGTGGACGGGGTGTATGCTATCATGGGAGAATCTGTGGTCTCGTGGGGGAAGGTACCACCGGTGGTTCCCGCCCGGGTCGATGAGCAGCTGATCGCTGCAGGCGACCGGTTATAA
- a CDS encoding tRNA (cytidine(56)-2'-O)-methyltransferase, protein MAGKEVVILRIGHRPERDQRVTTHVALTGRALGACGMYLAASDKGVVQSVLDVAERWGGQFFCEDNIRWRTCIKDWKAAGGKVAHLTMYGINLPDIIEEIRPCEKLLVVVGAEKVPGEMYGLADYNVAVTGQPHSEIASLALFLDRYHDGREFAGEFPGAKIRIIPSRAGKQTEEL, encoded by the coding sequence ATGGCAGGAAAAGAAGTAGTCATTCTCCGGATCGGCCACCGTCCCGAGCGGGACCAGCGGGTGACCACCCATGTGGCCCTGACCGGCCGGGCGCTTGGCGCGTGTGGCATGTATCTTGCGGCAAGCGACAAGGGCGTGGTGCAGAGCGTACTTGATGTTGCCGAACGGTGGGGAGGGCAGTTCTTCTGCGAGGATAATATCAGGTGGCGCACCTGCATTAAGGACTGGAAGGCTGCCGGGGGAAAAGTGGCCCACCTTACCATGTACGGGATCAACCTTCCCGATATCATCGAAGAGATCCGGCCGTGTGAAAAACTGCTGGTGGTTGTCGGGGCCGAGAAAGTGCCCGGCGAGATGTACGGCCTCGCTGACTATAATGTTGCGGTAACCGGCCAGCCCCATTCGGAGATCGCGAGCCTTGCCCTCTTTTTGGACCGGTACCATGACGGCAGGGAATTTGCGGGCGAATTTCCCGGGGCAAAGATCCGGATCATCCCCTCCCGGGCCGGGAAGCAGACGGAGGAGTTGTGA
- a CDS encoding ATP-grasp domain-containing protein, whose translation MKGRVLVAGFTTRHVAESASRAGYEVCSIDHFCDQDLSWYTRDRIRFEDLSDLPGAIAQMCERYVFDFAIATSGAEDISFPVPLCGTPRERVEPLLDKLSMQQFFEKLGVPVPRIAADGQYPIMAKPCRGAGGWRNAVIPDAAAEKAWASLYPEIPYIRQEVAKGIPASVCCVANGTAARAIAVNEQVLRGEGESAYGFSGSITPFDHPLAPEMIALAETIVAASGCMGTLGIDFVAGEKTPYVIEVNPRFQGTLDTVEAAYGCNLFQYHMDACAGTIPEKSHAHQYAARRILFADRDFTLTDNLKDLAPVIADIPWPGTFFEEGQAVTSVSGTGPTRNAAQKALDKNISTVRQYMR comes from the coding sequence GTGAAAGGACGGGTCCTTGTTGCCGGTTTTACCACGCGCCATGTGGCAGAGTCTGCCTCACGTGCAGGTTACGAGGTCTGTTCTATCGATCATTTCTGCGACCAGGATCTTTCATGGTACACCCGGGACAGGATCCGTTTTGAAGACCTGTCAGACCTCCCCGGTGCGATCGCGCAGATGTGCGAACGCTATGTTTTTGATTTTGCGATAGCCACATCGGGAGCAGAGGATATTTCCTTCCCGGTGCCGCTCTGCGGAACACCCCGGGAACGCGTGGAGCCGTTACTGGACAAGCTTTCCATGCAGCAGTTCTTCGAAAAACTGGGTGTGCCGGTACCGCGAATCGCAGCCGACGGCCAGTACCCGATTATGGCAAAACCCTGCCGGGGAGCAGGAGGATGGCGGAACGCGGTGATTCCCGATGCAGCCGCAGAAAAAGCCTGGGCCTCACTGTACCCGGAGATCCCCTACATCCGGCAGGAGGTGGCAAAGGGAATCCCGGCAAGTGTCTGTTGTGTTGCAAACGGTACGGCTGCGCGGGCAATTGCAGTAAACGAGCAGGTACTCCGGGGCGAGGGTGAATCCGCATACGGCTTCTCCGGTTCGATCACTCCTTTCGATCATCCACTCGCCCCGGAGATGATCGCCCTTGCCGAAACAATTGTTGCTGCAAGCGGCTGCATGGGAACACTGGGGATCGACTTTGTGGCAGGAGAAAAAACCCCGTATGTTATCGAGGTTAACCCGCGTTTCCAGGGCACCCTTGATACGGTGGAGGCCGCATACGGGTGCAACCTTTTCCAGTACCATATGGATGCGTGCGCCGGGACAATCCCTGAAAAATCTCACGCGCACCAGTACGCAGCACGGCGGATCCTTTTTGCAGACCGGGACTTCACCCTCACTGATAACTTAAAGGATCTGGCCCCCGTGATCGCGGATATTCCCTGGCCGGGCACATTCTTTGAGGAGGGTCAGGCCGTAACCAGCGTGTCCGGGACAGGTCCCACCCGGAACGCCGCACAAAAAGCGCTGGATAAGAATATTAGCACTGTCCGACAATATATGCGCTGA
- a CDS encoding transcription factor encodes MDPVEEVLNNPATRAYIHRLIGDEGINLLERFPKDGEHSDEDLAASTGINLNSVRHTLYTLYEKRLAEYHRIKNNETGWLTYLWQLRIDLLYDAIREDMETVLSKLERRARFEEENDFYICKDCHDIYTFTVAMGGNFTCPNCGQPLSHFENETLAKALRARIEIMKKTLGHA; translated from the coding sequence ATGGATCCTGTGGAAGAAGTGCTTAATAACCCGGCTACCCGGGCATATATTCACCGGCTGATCGGAGATGAGGGGATCAATCTCCTGGAGCGGTTCCCCAAGGATGGTGAGCACAGCGATGAGGATCTTGCTGCAAGCACGGGCATCAACCTCAACTCCGTGCGCCACACGCTTTATACCCTGTACGAGAAACGGCTTGCCGAGTACCACAGGATCAAGAACAACGAAACCGGCTGGCTGACCTATCTCTGGCAGCTCAGGATTGACCTGCTCTACGATGCCATCCGCGAGGATATGGAGACGGTTCTTTCAAAACTTGAACGCCGGGCGCGGTTCGAGGAAGAGAACGACTTTTATATCTGCAAGGACTGCCACGATATCTACACCTTCACCGTAGCCATGGGGGGTAACTTCACCTGCCCGAACTGCGGACAGCCACTTTCGCATTTCGAGAACGAGACACTGGCAAAAGCGCTCCGGGCGCGCATCGAGATCATGAAAAAGACGCTCGGCCATGCCTGA
- a CDS encoding HD domain-containing protein gives MPEKPERCIDLLKKAGCKPKVIAHCEAVCTCARGYARQTPLADTDLVIAGALIHDIGRGSTHSLGHAQRGADLLRGMKCPEKLARIVECHTGAGLSADECTLLGLLPRDCMPQTIEEKIVTNADNLIAGAKRVTIEEEIAGAIHLPRKIRKRMYRLFNEVELLTL, from the coding sequence ATGCCTGAAAAGCCGGAACGCTGCATTGATCTTCTCAAAAAAGCTGGCTGTAAACCGAAGGTTATCGCTCATTGCGAGGCCGTCTGTACCTGTGCACGGGGTTATGCCCGGCAGACCCCGCTTGCCGATACGGATCTGGTGATCGCAGGCGCCCTCATTCATGATATCGGCCGTGGCAGCACGCATTCTTTAGGGCATGCGCAACGAGGGGCCGATCTCCTGCGCGGGATGAAATGTCCCGAGAAACTTGCACGGATCGTGGAGTGCCACACCGGCGCCGGCCTTTCTGCAGACGAATGTACGCTCCTTGGCCTTCTTCCCCGCGACTGCATGCCGCAGACCATAGAAGAGAAGATTGTCACGAACGCCGATAACCTGATTGCCGGTGCAAAACGGGTAACCATCGAAGAGGAGATTGCGGGCGCGATCCACCTGCCAAGAAAGATCAGGAAAAGAATGTACCGCCTTTTTAATGAAGTGGAACTGCTCACCCTTTAA